Proteins from a single region of Procambarus clarkii isolate CNS0578487 chromosome 62, FALCON_Pclarkii_2.0, whole genome shotgun sequence:
- the LOC138354227 gene encoding uncharacterized protein, giving the protein MLSPLAGPAATIGVTSADPAVIVVVTTVVPTATVVDTRAGPAATVVVTSDGLAATVFITHASPAAIVVIPAGPAATVVVISAGPAATAIVTTAGPAATAVVTPAGPAATVVVTTVGPATTVVVTPALPAATVVTPAGPTATVLLVTTAGPAATVVFVTTAGPAATVVTTAGPAATVVTTAGPGAIDVVTHAGTAITIVVTPAGPADTIVVVTPAGPAVTIVVIPAGTAVTIVVTPAGPATSVLVTTAG; this is encoded by the coding sequence ATGTTATCACCCCTtgctggtccagctgccactATTGGTGTCACCAGTGCTGATCCAGCTgtcattgttgttgtcaccactgttGTTCCAACAGCCACTGTTGTTGACACCCGtgctggtccagctgccactgttgttgtcaccagTGATGGTCTAGCTGCCACTGTTTTTATCACACATGCTAGTCCAGCTGCCATTGTTGTCATccctgctggtccagctgccactgtCGTTGTCATCtctgctggtccagctgccactgCTATTGTCACtactgctggtccagctgccactgctgttgtcacccctgctggtccagctgccactgttgtgGTCACCACTGTTGGTCCAGCtaccactgttgttgtcacaccTGCTCttccagctgccactgttgtcacCCCTGCTGGTCCAACTGCTACTGTTTTGCTTGTCAccactgctggtccagctgctactgttgtgtttgtcaccactgctggtccagctgccactgttgtcaccactgctggtccagctgccactgttgtcacCACTGCTGGTCCAGGTGCTATTGATGTTGTCACCCATGCTGGTACAGCTATCACAATTGTTGTCACCCCTGCTGGTCCAGCTGACACTATTGTAGTTGTCACCCCTGCTGGTCCAGCTGTCACTATTGTTGTCATCCCTGCTGGTACAGCTGTCACTATTGTTGTCACCCCTGCTGGTCCCGCTACCTCTGTTCTTGTCACCACTGCTGGTTaa